The Pecten maximus chromosome 11, xPecMax1.1, whole genome shotgun sequence genome has a segment encoding these proteins:
- the LOC117337794 gene encoding otolin-1-A-like, with the protein MPKAGPKGDKGDPGSRGDAGTPGFNGDDGLDGDKGDKGDKGERGSAGIGGFNGDDGMDGQDGDKGEPGPIGPKGDRGIRGNHGNKGEKGGLGTKGDTGIPGIAGPKGEMGVAGIAGPKGDNGNPGVAGPKGDSGRPGYIGAAGPKGNDGMPGYPGVAGPKGDTGRPGYPGVAGPKGNIGLQGFIGATGSKGEKGNHGTWGYPGVKGAKGETGIGGQRGFVGSPGQKGEPGQSITGTSTKIAFSAFVNPPISNLQNGMVILFKDQKLNRGHFYDPSRGTFQCGMPGVYVFTWSLLISGTTELTTQLYVNGALTSTLVVYNPYRRQSSGSNTVMVYLNVNDRVSIRVVYNAMYNGGVGYILNSSSFSGYLLN; encoded by the exons ATGC CTAAGGCCGGTCCGAAAGGAGACAAAGGCGATCCGGGCTCCAGAGGAGACGCTGGTACCCCAGGATTCAACGGGGACGATGGATTGGATG GTGACAAGGGAGATAAGGGTGACAAAGGGGAACGAGGATCGGCGGGCATTGGCGGATTTAATGGTGATGACGGGATGGATG GCCAAGATGGAGACAAAGGCGAACCTGGTCCAATTGGTCCTAAAGGAGACAGAGGAATACGAGGCAATCATG GTAATAAAGGAGAAAAGGGCGGTTTAGGTACCAAAGGAGACACTGGAATACCCGGCATTGCTGGGCCGAAAGGGGAAATGGGGGTAGCTGGGATTGCCGGACCAAAAGGAGATAACGGAAACCCTGGTGTGGCTGGGCCCAAAGGAGATTCTGGGAGGCCGGGGTACATTGGTGCAGCTGGGCCCAAAGGAAACGATGGTATGCCCGGATACCCTGGTGTAGCTGGGCCTAAAGGAGATACTGGGAGACCCGGATACCCTGGTGTAGCTGGACCCAAAGGAAACATTGGGTTGCAGGGATTCATTGGAGCGACAG GCAGTAAAGGCGAAAAGGGCAATCATGGAACATGGGGATACCCAGGTGTAAAGGGCGCTAAAG GTGAGACGGGAATTGGAGGACAAAGAGGGTTCGTAGGATCTCCAGGACAAAAAGGAGAACCGGGACAGAGTATTACAG GAACAAGCACGAAGATCGCATTTTCAGCGTTTGTGAATCCTCCAATTTCTAATCTTCAAAATGGAATGGTGATCCTGTTTAAAGATCAAAAACTGAATAGAGGACACTTCTATGATCCTTCCCGTGGGACTTTCCAATGTGGTATGCCGGGTGTCTACGTTTTCACTTGGTCCCTACTCATCAGCGGTACTACTGAGTTAACTACACAATTATATGTTAACGGAGCGCTCACTTCAACATTGGTTGTCTACAATCCGTACCGACGCCAAAGCAGTGGTTCGAACACCGTCATGGTCTACCTAAACGTAAACGACAGAGTGAGCATTCGGGTCGTGTATAATGCCATGTATAATGGAGGAGTCGGATATATTTTGAATAGTTCTTCATTCTCCGGATATTTACTTAACTGA
- the LOC117338348 gene encoding uncharacterized protein LOC117338348, translating to MFSNILSLKEKALPTKTLMTDVYEQLGLCLLELSDSKEIPPDIKTKYKKDGQSHLSHALQLQSEIVANDPQFKEAWNSYSTLKELLSDESEGKPKQLAVLHMLMGDHRDSIAIFKEILSNDKENMDPNDYKNMLECYMKDEQFEECVTWLTLLECTTMFAGLQPSLIFDVYINGAFQAYSTDNVQLAYRQFRRAFQVYGMFDKAIADQNEADEDEDTKDILILHSCSQGLKCGFPSYLGKIIEDCMGLRCTINTDNVLGNAITTEAMVTLMKKIPCIIIMTHNSADNYDQLYVHHAIQLSSEKENRTSVLAVSDDKCNVPYIARTISFIRTLPLLGGDAIQTPPTLEGAMQTLDQKPDQLSEIEIEWVKEFIYLLKDQHHK from the coding sequence ATGTTTTCAAACATATTATCTCTAAAAGAAAAAGCCCTTCCAACCAAAACCCTGATGACCGATGTCTATGAACAACTTGGACTTTGTCTTCTAGAACTGAGTGATTCGAAAGAAATACCGCCTGATATAAAGACGAAATACAAGAAAGATGGTCAATCTCATCTTTCACATGCCCTTCAACTTCAATCAGAAATAGTAGCAAACGATCCGCAATTCAAAGAGGCGTGGAACTCCTATTCGACACTCAAAGAACTGTTGAGTGATGAAAGTGAAGGGAAACCAAAACAATTGGCAGTTCTACACATGCTTATGGGGGATCACAGAGATTCAATCGCCATTTTTAAGGAAATATTATCCAATGACAAAGAAAACATGGATCCCAACGACTACAAAAACATGCTGGAATGCTACATGAAGGATGAGCAGTTTGAAGAATGCGTTACTTGGTTAACCTTATTGGAGTGTACGACTATGTTTGCGGGGCTTCAACCGTCTTTGATCTTTGATGTGTACATCAATGGCGCATTTCAAGCCTACTCGACGGATAACGTACAACTAGCGTACAGACAATTCAGGCGAGCCTTTCAAGTGTACGGCATGTTCGATAAGGCCATTGCTGACCAAAACGAGGCTGATGAAGACGAGGATACAAAggatatactgatattacactctTGTTCACAAGGTTTGAAATGCGGTTTTCCAAGTTATCTCGGAAAGATTATAGAAGACTGCATGGGATTACGGTGTACCATCAATACTGACAACGTGCTCGGTAATGCGATCACAACAGAAGCCATGGTTACCTTGATGAAGAAGATACCGTGTATCATTATCATGACCCACAACAGTGCAGACAACTATGACCAACTCTATGTCCACCACGCTATCCAGTTGAGCTCCGAGAAAGAGAACCGAACTAGCGTTTTGGCAGTGTCAGATGACAAATGCAATGTGCCTTATATTGCCAGAACAATATCTTTTATCCGGACGCTTCCTCTGCTAGGGGGCGATGCCATCCAGACCCCTCCAACGTTAGAGGGCGCAATGCAAACGCTCGATCAGAAACCAGATCAGTTATCAGAGATAGAGATAGAATGGGTGAAAGAGTTTATTTATCTACTGAAGGATCAGCACCATAAGTAA